gagTACGGTTGGAAAAGGCTCTCGGATCTTTGTAGATGACTTACCATGTTCTCGGAGTGCACGGATGATATTGTCGGGTTTTCTCCCATTTTTGTGGACTCGATTCAAGATCCAATCTTTCCCATTATCTGAAACAAttcaaaacccaaatcagcaaattatttatagattcaaccaaaaaagaacacttttttttgttcttcttaaGCTTACATTTCTTAATTGATTGATACCCATCATCTGAAGAAGACATATGGAGATGCTTGGAGGGATCAGCCAAAAATCTGGCTCGAGCAAGACCCAAAGACTTCATCTGAGCTCCAAGAACATGTTCTTGAattgtaattttcatttttttggatCAAAGAAGCAGAAAGTAATGATTTTTAGAAAGATCTAGAGATTGTTGAATGCAGGCTATGAATCTGGTGGGATGATCATTGAATTGAGTTCATGTATTTAAagggatgaaattaaagcttTTGGTTTGTGAGCTGAGTCATGTCTGCCTCATCATCAACGACTATGGAGGGacccttcttctctttccctcttcaacaAAGCATACCAAATCCAACTAATCATCAACTGTTTGTGACCacttgaataattaaaatccaTTCAAAGGCTTAAGCTCTAAGAATGggtttgtttcaaaaaaacccttttcatGACATAACGTTAAGGGTATACGTGTTCATGTCGGAGATATCAACATCGTCTCACATGGGCTTTAAACGTGATAGCGACAAAtggtatataaataaaagacaatGTTCGTTAGTATGAGATTCTTCGAAACAAGATGATGTGAGAACGATGgtatataaagaaaagattttgtaTACGTTCAATCNTTTTGTAGTTCTTGAAGAGAGTTGAAAGTTGATTGATAATTCAGAAACCCCATAAACCAAAACTCAAAATTGTCCACTGTCACTATTTGTATGTACTTTTGTGATGCTTTCTTCACATTCTCACTCTCATTTACTCTCATCACCTTCTCATTTGGTATCACAACCTGCAAAATTTGTTCATCTTAAGCTTACAAATCACAAATTAATCAAAAACAGGCATTCTTAAGGAGAGCTTAATTACCTTATAGTGAATTCTAACATGTTCTTCGCCATTTGGGGAAGAGAATTTGATGGATTTGTCACTGCAAAAGGCAATGTTATGAGTGGAAATGAAGAGAAGGCCAGCCATAGGCCCAGCTGTTGTTGACAAATAGCATTGTGATGCCTTCAAAAGCTTCTCTCCTTCACTCACTGTGAATAGCTTCTTGTAGATCTTCCTCACTCCTCCAACTCTTACAATTCTTGCTCCTAAGCTCAACTTTCCCTTTACTGTTTCTGTGATCTTCGCCCCTAATTTCACTGCAAATCCGACCccaaattataagaaattgaATCATATATTTAACGTTCCAACCCCACGATTTGAATTAAGTATTTGAAACTCTAATCGTGTCAGATCATGCCACCTGCTTCAATTAAGCTGCTTCTAAGTGAGAAAACTATTCCTACGACGTATTAGCTTAGATCAAAGTGAATGTCACGTTCGAATTTCAAAtcctaattcaaattttggagTACGGTTGGAAAAGGCTCTCGGATCTTTGTAGATGACTTACCATGTTCTCGGAGTGCACGGATGATATTGTCGGGTTTTCTCCCATTTTTGTGGACTCGATTCAAGATCCAATCTTTCCCATTATCTGAAACAAttcaaaacccaaatcagcaaattatttatagattcaaccaaaaaagaacacttttttttgttcttcttaaGCTTACATTTCTTAATTGATTGATACCCATCATCTGAAGAAGACATATGGAGATGCTTGGAGGGATCAGCCAAAAATCTGGCTCGAGCAAGACCCAAAGACTTCATCTGAGCTCCAAGAACATGTTCTTGAattgtaattttcatttttttggatCAAAGAAGCAGAAAGTAATGATTTTTAGAAAGATCTAGAGATTGTTGAATGCAGGCTATGAATCTGGTGGGATGATCATTGAATTGAGTTCATGTATTTAAagggatgaaattaaagcttTTGGTTTGTGAGCTGAGTCATGTCTGCCTCATCATCAACGACTATGGAGGGacccttcttctctttccctcttcaacaAAGCATACCAAATCCAACTAATCATCAACTGTTTGTGACCacttgaataattaaaatccaTTCAAAGGCTTAAGCTCTAAGAATGggtttgtttcaaaaaaacccttttcatGACATAACGTTAAGGGTATACGTGTTCATGTCGGAGATATCAACATCGTCTCACATGGGCTTTAAACGTGATAGCGACAAAtggtatataaataaaagacaatGTTCGTTAGTATGAGATTCTTCGAAACAAGATGATGTGAGAACGATGgtatataaagaaaagattttgtaTACGTTCAATCATCTATGTTTATAGTTGAAATCAATACTAAATCATAACACTGTATGTGTAACATCTCAAACCCTAACAAATATTGTgccttcacgattttaaaacgcgtctactagtgagaggttttttaTACCCCAATAAGGAATGATTCTGTCTCTAACCCACGTGGGAtcttatgaaaataattttttttttttcgaaaaagaaaaagNAATTACCTTATAGTGAATTCTAACATGTTCTTCGCCATTTGGGGAAGAGAATTTGATGGGTTTGTCACTGCAAAAGGCAATGTTATGAGTGGAAATGAAGAGAAGGCCAGCCATAGGCCCAGCTGTTGTTGACAAATAGCATTGTGATGCCTTCAAAAGCTTCTCTCCTTCACTCACTGTGAATAGCTTCTTGTAGATCTTCCTCACTCCTCCAACTCTTACAATTCTTGCTCCTAAGCTCAACTTTCCCTTTACTGTTTCTGTGATCTTCGCCCCTAATTTCACTGCAAATCCGACCccaaattataagaaattgaATCATATATTTAACGTTCCAACCCCACGATTTGAATTAAGTATTTGAAACTCTAATCGTGTCAGATCATGCCACCTGCTTCAATTAAGCTGCTTCTAAGTGAGAAAACTATTCCTACGACGTATTAGCTTAGATCAAAGTGAATGTCACGTTCGAATTTCAAAtcctaattcaaattttggagTACGGTTGGAAAAGGCTCTCGGATCTTTGTAGATGACTTACCATGTTCTCGGAGTGCACGGATGATATTGTCGGGTTTTCTCCCATTTTTGTGGACTCGATTCAAGATCCAATCTTTCCCATTATCTGAAACAAttcaaaacccaaatcagcaaattatttatagattcaaccaaaaaagaacacttttttttgttcttcttaaGCTTACATTTCTTAATTGATTGATACCCATCATCTGAAGAAGACATATGGAGATGCTTGGAGGGATCAGCCAAAAATCTGGCTCGAGCAAGACCCAAAGACTTCATCTGAGCTCCAAGAACATGTTCTTGAattgtaattttcatttttttggatCAAAGAAGCAGAAAGTAATGATTTTTAGAAAGATCTAGAGATTGTTGAATGCAGGCTATGAATCTGGTGGGATGATCATTGAATTGAGTTCATGTATTTAAagggatgaaattaaagcttTTGGTTTGTGAGCTGAGTCATGTCTGCCTCATCATCAACGACTATGGAGGGacccttcttctctttccctcttcaacaAAGCATACCAAATCCAACTAATCATCAACTGTTTGTGACCacttgaataattaaaatccaTTCAAAGGCTTAAGCTCTAAGAATGggtttgtttcaaaaaaacccttttcatGACATAACGTTAAGGGTATACGTGTTCATGTCGGAGATATCAACATCGTCTCACATGGGCTTTAAACGTGATAGCGACAAAtggtatataaataaaagacaatGTTCGTTAGTATGAGATTCTTCGAAACAAGATGATGTGAGAACGATGgtatataaagaaaagattttgtaTACGTTCAATCATCTATGTTTATAGTTGAAATCAATACTAAATCATAACACTGTATGTGTAACATCTCAAACCCTAACAAATATTGTgccttcacgattttaaaacgcgtctactagtgagaggttttttaTACCCCAATAAGGAATGATTCTGTCTCTAACCCACGTGGGAtcttatgaaaataattttttttttttcgaaaaagaaaaagaaaagaaaagggtgaTAAAAGCAAGAAGGCATGACGTGGATAAAGTAGGGCTGAGGTGGAGGTCCATGCAATGCAATTCATGCATTTTTCTTTGCCGACCATAATTCATCATATAATACGTTATCCCAAGTCTCGCCTTTTTCTCTCCTACATATAAAGTCACTGATTTTGTATGCCTTTTTCTGAGGTGATTTGTTTGCTTTCTCATGACAACCCACATTTTTCTAAGTAAAGATAAGCCAAAAGAGGAACGAACGAGTCAAATGATCGATCATATCACATGCTCTTAAAATCTGCATCATTATTCAAAATGGTTTAAGatgtgacacccgagtaaatcAGACCCTAAACccttaaagaaattataaaaaaaaaacagagtaattagagatgtctatttaacTTGTAGAGATATgctcaaaataaaatagaaaatcatctaaatggaaatgaagaagagagtTGTGAGAAGCTAAATGGGATCGAAAACGGAGATCCCGTAGACATCTCTAAGAGCGATGGGAATGTGGAGATGACTCGAGAAGCTTcgttaggatttttttttttttttttttaaaaaaaaaaaaNTGCTTCTAAGTGAGAAAACTATTCCTACGACGTATTAGCTTAGATCAAAGTGAATGTCACGTTCGAATTTCAAAtcctaattcaaattttggagTACGGTTGGAAAAGGCTCTCGGATCTTTGTAGATGACTTACCATGTTCTCGGAGTGCACGGATGATATTGTCGGGTTTTCTCCCATTTTTGTGGACTCGATTCAAGATCCAATCTTTCCCATTATCTGAAACAAttcaaaacccaaatcagcaaattatttatagattcaaccaaaaaagaacacttttttttgttcttcttaaGCTTACATTTCTTAATTGATTGATACCCATCATCTGAAGAAGACATATGGAGATGCTTGGAGGGATCAGCCAAAAATCTGGCTCGAGCAAGACCCAAAGACTTCATCTGAGCTCCAAGAACATGTTCTTGAattgtaattttcatttttttggatCAAAGAAGCAGAAAGTAATGATTTTTAGAAAGATCTAGAGATTGTTGAATGCAGGCTATGAATCTGGTGGGATGATCATTGAATTGAGTTCATGTATTTAAagggatgaaattaaagcttTTGGTTTGTGAGCTGAGTCATGTCTGCCTCATCATCAACGACTATGGAGGGacccttcttctctttccctcttcaacaAAGCATACCAAATCCAACTAATCATCAACTGTTTGTGACCacttgaataattaaaatccaTTCAAAGGCTTAAGCTCTAAGAATGggtttgtttcaaaaaaacccttttcatGACATAACGTTAAGGGTATACGTGTTCATGTCGGAGATATCAACATCGTCTCACATGGGCTTTAAACGTGATAGCGACAAAtggtatataaataaaagacaatGTTCGTTAGTATGAGATTCTTCGAAACAAGATGATGTGAGAACGATGgtatataaagaaaagattttgtaTACGTTCAATCATCTATGTTTATAGTTGAAATCAATACTAAATCATAACACTGTATGTGTAACATCTCAAACCCTAACAAATATTGTgccttcacgattttaaaacgcgtctactagtgagaggttttttaTACCCCAATAAGGAATGATTCTGTCTCTAACCCACGTGGGAtcttatgaaaataattttttttttttcgaaaaagaaaaagaaaagaaaagggtgaTAAAAGCAAGAAGGCATGACGTGGATAAAGTAGGGCTGAGGTGGAGGTCCATGCAATGCAATTCATGCATTTTTCTTTGCCGACCATAATTCATCATATAATACGTTATCCCAAGTCTCGCCTTTTTCTCTCCTACATATAAAGTCACTGATTTTGTATGCCTTTTTCTGAGGTGATTTGTTTGCTTTCTCATGACAACCCACATTTTTCTAAGTAAAGATAAGCCAAAAGAGGAACGAACGAGTCAAATGATCGATCATATCACATGCTCTTAAAATCTGCATCATTATTCAAAATGGTTTAAGatgtgacacccgagtaaatcAGACCCTAAACccttaaagaaattataaaaaaaaaacagagtaattagagatgtctatttaacTTGTAGAGATATgctcaaaataaaatagaaaatcatctaaatggaaatgaagaagagagtTGTGAGAAGCTAAATGGGATCGAAAACGGAGATCCCGTAGACATCTCTAAGAGCGATGGGAATGTGGAGATGACTCGAGAAGCTTcgttaggattttttttttttttttttttaaaaaaaaaaagagagaaaattctgTTTCTTAATGGGGTATTGATCTGATGGGTTGCTTTTTacatacaaaagaaaaggaaaaatataatcaaacCATCTTTCAAAAATGACATCAATATGTTTGGTTTCAAATTGCCAAGCCACCCCTATTACTTGTACATTGTATCCTCCAAAAATCCTATAAAGAAAACGGGTCGTGTCGGTTTGCTGCAAAAATCAACCCGACCCAACACAAGCTCGACTTTGGATCCAAGTCGATTCGATTTGGTTCTCAACACTCCTATGAAACAACCTTAATCCAATGGCTTGGAAAAGAACATTGAATCCCAAACATGATTCATTCATGAAACAAGTACTAACAAGTAAATGTCCTGTGAGACCAAACAAGAACATAAGACCACTCTTCAGATAAGCTATGCCACAACAGAACAGAACATTACCTTTAATATGTTATGGAGCTCATATTCACTGGTGGTCTAGGAACCAGTGAGTTCACTACACGGGATCTGACTGCATATGTCGTATGTGCTGCTGGAGGAGTACTAACCGGAGTGGCAACTGCCGGACCAAAGGGACCTCCTACGGGCTGCTCGACGGCTAGAGCGCTGTATATCCCGACATCGAATGATCCAGTAGGTGGTTGAGATGGCTGTTTGGAGGAGTTGCTGGTAgagcctcctcctcctcctcctcctccagaACTATTTGCTTCACCAGTAATTGGTCCTTGATGTGCAGATACATCTCCATTATCGACACGGGTGATATCATGGATGCTCGACCGCCTTCTGTCTTTGTTCATCGAGTTCAGACGAATGAAGTACTTTTGTGCATGGCTTGCCACTTGAGTCGGTGTTCTCGTCACCACAAAGTTCCGGGAAATACTTCGCCAATCTCCTTTTCCATATTTATCCAAACCCAGAAGAAATAGTCTGCTTGGTAACAAATGCTCAAAGTAAAGCCTTGGTATCATCCCAAAATGATTAATGAATTGATGGCAAGATCTTCTTAGTATCATAAACCGTGCAAATATACCAATTAAACAAACGCACAACCGTGCAAATATACCAGTGTTCCATCTTAGAACCATAGTTAAGAAtcagtatgatattgtctactttgagcataagctctcgtggctttacttttggtttccccaaaatatCTCGTATCAATCGATAtaatattccttacttataaacctataatcttccccttaattagtcagTGTAGGACTCTCTTctaacaattctcaacaattatAGTTAACCTTGTccaataaatttgtttaatccGGGTAACCAAAGGGTAGATGATCAAAGACTGAGAAGGTATGTTCGAACCACTTGTGATGTGCctaaacagaaaagaaaaaggtatatCCTCACTGCAGCTAATATGCTGACCACTTATAGTCCTGTAAGAGTTCAAGCCCAcctctagcaaatattgtttactttgtgctttcccttttgagcttcccctcaaggtttttaaaacgtgtctgctatggaaaagtttccacacccttataaaaaatgtttcgttcccttctccaaccgatgtgggatctcacaatattgTGAGATTAATacttgctagcggtgggcttaggctgtcacagttggtatcaaagccagacaccagatgGTGTGCGAGCAAGGACACTGGTctcaaaggagggtggacactgAGCAGTGTGTTagcaaagacgttgggccatgaaggaggtggacactaggcgatgtggCAGTGAGAatgttgggccctgaaggggggtggacaccaggcggggtgtgccaatgaggacgctagACCCCTAAAGGggttgaattgtgagatctcatatcagttggaggaggaaacgaaacatttttcataagggtgtggaaacctcttcctagaatatgcattttaaaaaccttgaggagaatcccgaaaggaaaagtccaaagagaacaatatctgtcaGCGATGAATTTGGGTTGATACAATCTCATTCTTAGAACTTCAAACCATAGAACAGAAGGGAAGAGAGTTGAGAAAAGAgatggaaacttctctctgcCCCATTTCCATTGCAGTTTGGATGAGCTTACCATGACAAAAGGCTAATGTGCATGTATAAGATATGATTCTTGATAACATCAACACATATAAGATATGATGAAGCATGAGAGAGCTGAATTAAAAGCACATCATCAAAAGCTTACCTGTGCTCATCTTCTGTCCATGCAGTCCCCTTTCTACGCTCTTGGTCAGATCTTGGAGCTTTATTTCCAGAACAAGGTTCACTATTATCAACCCCATGGTGGTCTCCCTTCTTTTTAGTATCATCACTTGGAGACCCATCAGAACAAAAGCTATAGCACGGCAGAGGAACCAATCCAGATTCAATTTGGTTAACATCATCAACCAACACCTTGTAATGATCTTTTATCTCTTCTACTGTTCTTCCAGCTATGTCCGCCGCAATCTTCTCCCAACGATCAGCAGCATCCTCTGGATAAGTGGCTAGAGCATTCTCAAACGCCTTGTCCTGATCTCGGCTCCAAATCGAGCTCTTACTCTTTTCGTCCACCGTCATCTAGCCTTGTGCTTATTctccaagaacaaacaaatctATGAAGCTCTGCTATGATCTAAAATCCATGTCAAGAATGCTTTAGGAAATGGGGAAAATCTGAAAATCCATTGGAGAGTAAGAGAACAcatcaattttcaaaagaaagcaaaagatATAATGGG
This genomic window from Cucurbita pepo subsp. pepo cultivar mu-cu-16 chromosome LG01, ASM280686v2, whole genome shotgun sequence contains:
- the LOC111777657 gene encoding putative GEM-like protein 8 gives rise to the protein MKITIQEHVLGAQMKSLGLARARFLADPSKHLHMSSSDDGYQSIKKYNGKDWILNRVHKNGRKPDNIIRALREHVKLGAKITETVKGKLSLGARIVRVGGVRKIYKKLFTVSEGEKLLKASQCYLSTTAGPMAGLLFISTHNIAFCSDKSIKFSSPNGEEHVRIHYKVVIPNEKVMRVNESENVKKASQKYIQIVTVDNFEFWFMGFLNYQSTFNSLQELQKR
- the LOC111807446 gene encoding putative GEM-like protein 8; amino-acid sequence: MKITIQEHVLGAQMKSLGLARARFLADPSKHLHMSSSDDGYQSIKKYNGKDWILNRVHKNGRKPDNIIRALREHVKLGAKITETVKGKLSLGARIVRVGGVRKIYKKLFTVSEGEKLLKASQCYLSTTAGPMAGLLFISTHNIAFCSDKPIKFSSPNGEEHVRIHYKWSQTVDD
- the LOC111780513 gene encoding transcription factor SRM1-like; its protein translation is MTVDEKSKSSIWSRDQDKAFENALATYPEDAADRWEKIAADIAGRTVEEIKDHYKVLVDDVNQIESGLVPLPCYSFCSDGSPSDDTKKKGDHHGVDNSEPCSGNKAPRSDQERRKGTAWTEDEHRLFLLGLDKYGKGDWRSISRNFVVTRTPTQVASHAQKYFIRLNSMNKDRRRSSIHDITRVDNGDVSAHQGPITGEANSSGGGGGGGGSTSNSSKQPSQPPTGSFDVGIYSALAVEQPVGGPFGPAVATPVSTPPAAHTTYAVRSRVVNSLVPRPPVNMSSITY